CACGAGACACGGTTCTGCTTACCGTTGCCTTAGGTTTATAAGCTGACTGATTAACCTTGTAACCATTTTGTCCGGCTTTACCAATCACAGAACCATCGGCAGTGATAATAGAATCACGATACGAGGAACCACGTTGATTATATTTATATACCGATGACGGGCGGTTGGTATCCATCATACGGCCGAACAAGTAACCGTACATAATCGGTGTAAAAATACCATTACTGTTAGCTCGACAACCTTCGTAACCAAAAGCTTCTTCACAATCTTGGCGGCTATTATATTTAGGCGCAGTGCGGGCTGCTTCGGCTTCGGCATTTTGGTAGACAGCAACACACTGTTGCTCGTTGAATGTAGTTTTAGTAACGCAATCGTCCACCGACTCAATCACAATTGCGTCGTCTTGAGGTTCAGAACAAGCGCTCAGTATCGCGGTAGATACCGCAATTACCAAAGGTTTAACAATAAACGAAGGCCTAGTCGCGGGTAACTTACGCATTACAGCTAAGTTAATAAACTTAGAACGTTTCATAAGGCCTCCTAGTAGGTCATGCAGGCTGCATTTAATAAACCTACCGACACACTGGTAGCAGCTAGCATAATACCTGCGCTAACTTCGTTAGCTTCAATGCGTGACACAATGCCCGGGATAAATACAAAACGCACAATCACAAAGGCAGCAATTTGCGCGATTAAAGCAATAGTGCCCCATAAGGTGAAATCAACAAACGAAATTGAGTTACTGGCAGCACCAGCTAAGGCTAATGCGAAACCAAGTACTGCACCA
The Agarivorans aestuarii DNA segment above includes these coding regions:
- a CDS encoding DUF1190 domain-containing protein: MKRSKFINLAVMRKLPATRPSFIVKPLVIAVSTAILSACSEPQDDAIVIESVDDCVTKTTFNEQQCVAVYQNAEAEAARTAPKYNSRQDCEEAFGYEGCRANSNGIFTPIMYGYLFGRMMDTNRPSSVYKYNQRGSSYRDSIITADGSVIGKAGQNGYKVNQSAYKPKATVSRTVSRGGFGAKASAKSSWGGSKSSWGG
- a CDS encoding DUF350 domain-containing protein, yielding MEQSDLLIAVANFAIYFAASIVFLMLFKVIYVRVTPHDEWKLIKEGKNTSAAIAFGGAVLGFALALAGAASNSISFVDFTLWGTIALIAQIAAFVIVRFVFIPGIVSRIEANEVSAGIMLAATSVSVGLLNAACMTY